A genomic segment from Flavobacterium litorale encodes:
- a CDS encoding 2OG-Fe(II) oxygenase gives MKSITRRIAAIDWQKVSEEMHQRGYCIIPNLLNNPECENLKEDYNTPDLYRKTVTMERHRFGLGEYKYYNYPLPSIIQSIRESIYPNLALIANMWMKALNIDKQFPLIHEELLEQCHNNDQKKATALILKYGIGGFNTLHQDLYGDVYFPLQTVLFLNEPDEDYTGGEFVLTEQVPRAQSKAIVLKPKKGDMLLFTTNFRPVKSIRGYYRANMKHGVSELHSGNRFTLGIIFHDATN, from the coding sequence ATGAAAAGTATCACTAGACGAATAGCCGCTATAGACTGGCAAAAGGTATCCGAAGAAATGCATCAGAGAGGATATTGTATTATTCCTAATCTTCTAAATAATCCAGAATGTGAGAATCTAAAAGAAGATTATAACACGCCTGACCTTTACAGAAAGACAGTTACAATGGAGAGGCATCGTTTTGGACTAGGCGAATACAAATACTACAATTACCCACTACCTAGCATAATACAATCTATACGAGAAAGTATTTACCCAAACTTAGCACTTATTGCAAACATGTGGATGAAAGCATTGAATATAGATAAACAATTCCCACTTATACACGAAGAGCTTTTAGAGCAATGTCATAACAACGATCAAAAAAAAGCAACTGCATTAATTTTAAAATATGGAATAGGCGGATTTAACACATTACATCAAGATTTATATGGAGATGTTTATTTTCCGCTTCAAACAGTATTATTTTTAAACGAGCCTGATGAGGATTATACTGGAGGAGAATTTGTATTGACAGAACAGGTACCTCGCGCTCAATCTAAAGCTATCGTGTTAAAACCCAAAAAAGGAGATATGCTTTTGTTTACCACGAACTTTAGACCTGTAAAAAGCATAAGAGGTTATTATCGTGCTAACATGAAACACGGTGTTAGCGAACTGCATAGTGGCAACAGGTTTACATTGGGCATTATTTTTCATGATGCTACAAATTAA
- a CDS encoding bifunctional helix-turn-helix domain-containing protein/methylated-DNA--[protein]-cysteine S-methyltransferase, with the protein MSVEENINYTRIAAAIEYIKTNFKDQPSLDSIANKIHLSPFHFQRLFTDWAGTSPKKFLQYISIEHAKKLLKENNATIFETAHETGLSGTSRLHDLFVNIEGMTPAEYKNGGKNLTINYSYTQSPFGNIIIASTQKGVCYMAFYDNETQALSELKAKFNTAIFDNKTDLLQQNALSIFDNSQNRLPEIKLHLKGTDFQLKVWEALLKIPTGQLSTYGAVATAIEKPTASRAIGTAIGSNPVAFLIPCHRVIQSTGNIGGYMWGNTRKTAIIGWESAKSDLENTAL; encoded by the coding sequence ATGAGTGTAGAAGAAAACATTAATTACACCCGCATTGCTGCTGCGATAGAGTATATCAAAACAAACTTTAAAGACCAACCTAGTCTAGATAGTATTGCAAATAAAATACACTTAAGCCCTTTTCATTTTCAGCGATTGTTTACTGATTGGGCAGGTACAAGTCCTAAAAAGTTCTTACAATACATTAGTATTGAACATGCAAAAAAATTACTAAAAGAAAACAACGCTACAATTTTTGAAACAGCTCACGAAACAGGCTTATCAGGTACTAGCAGATTGCATGATCTTTTTGTAAATATAGAAGGCATGACTCCTGCCGAATATAAAAATGGAGGCAAAAACTTAACCATCAACTACAGTTACACCCAAAGTCCTTTTGGTAATATTATTATTGCATCTACACAAAAAGGTGTTTGCTACATGGCTTTTTACGATAACGAAACACAAGCACTTTCAGAACTAAAAGCAAAATTCAACACTGCTATATTTGATAATAAAACCGATTTATTACAGCAAAATGCATTATCTATTTTCGACAACAGTCAAAACAGGTTACCTGAAATTAAACTCCATCTAAAAGGTACTGATTTTCAACTAAAAGTTTGGGAAGCATTATTAAAAATACCAACAGGGCAATTATCAACCTATGGTGCTGTAGCAACAGCTATAGAAAAACCAACTGCATCGAGAGCCATCGGTACAGCCATCGGTAGCAACCCTGTAGCATTTCTTATTCCATGTCATCGTGTAATACAATCTACAGGTAATATAGGCGGTTATATGTGGGGTAACACGCGAAAAACAGCTATTATTGGTTGGGAAAGCGCTAAGTCTGACCTTGAAAATACCGCGCTATGA
- a CDS encoding DUF7660 family protein, which produces MDNIIRYVKSREDFIIFVKELQEDFKNHPEKWENNRLDLFLEAIAAYAEDIQGYYNNTGQKTNADIPSWQVLADILSGATVYE; this is translated from the coding sequence ATGGATAATATAATTCGCTACGTAAAAAGCAGAGAAGACTTTATAATATTTGTTAAAGAACTACAAGAAGATTTCAAAAACCATCCTGAAAAATGGGAAAACAATAGGTTAGATCTATTTTTAGAAGCAATAGCAGCCTACGCAGAAGACATTCAAGGCTATTATAATAATACCGGACAAAAAACAAATGCAGATATACCGTCATGGCAAGTTCTAGCTGACATTTTGAGTGGTGCTACAGTTTATGAATAA
- a CDS encoding dihydrofolate reductase, translated as MIITLIAAAAENNALGKDNNLVWHLPNDFKRFKKLTTGHTIIMGRKTLESMNGPLPNRTNVVITRQKDYTYESCTIVHSLDEALAKCNQEEEEVFIIGGGEIYKQAIDKADKIELTRVHTTAEADTYFPEIDTKKWQLTNEEYHPKDEKHKLDFTYQTWKLKNSNG; from the coding sequence ATGATTATTACCCTTATTGCTGCTGCGGCAGAGAACAATGCTTTAGGTAAAGATAACAACCTTGTGTGGCATTTACCCAACGATTTTAAACGGTTTAAAAAACTCACTACAGGGCATACTATTATAATGGGGCGCAAAACGCTGGAAAGCATGAATGGACCGCTACCCAACCGTACCAATGTTGTTATTACTAGGCAAAAAGATTACACGTATGAAAGTTGCACCATAGTACACAGCCTTGACGAAGCACTAGCAAAATGCAACCAAGAAGAAGAAGAAGTTTTCATTATAGGTGGTGGCGAGATATACAAGCAAGCTATTGATAAAGCTGATAAAATAGAGCTTACCCGCGTACATACTACTGCAGAGGCTGATACCTATTTCCCTGAAATCGACACAAAAAAATGGCAACTTACCAACGAAGAATATCATCCAAAAGATGAGAAACATAAACTAGATTTTACTTATCAGACTTGGAAACTAAAGAATAGCAATGGATAA
- a CDS encoding 2TM domain-containing protein — MEKNQQELYEYARKRVKQKKRVYLHFILLLVGSLFLFITNKWLNVREEQDWYLWAITAWCFLFILHFLKVFVIEGFINKKWEREQIDKLVARQERHIDQLEKKINKPTDDTDTTP; from the coding sequence ATGGAAAAAAACCAACAAGAATTATACGAGTATGCCCGAAAACGGGTAAAGCAAAAAAAACGCGTTTACCTGCACTTTATTTTGCTATTAGTAGGTAGCCTTTTTTTATTTATTACCAACAAATGGCTCAATGTACGTGAAGAGCAAGACTGGTATTTGTGGGCTATAACTGCTTGGTGCTTTTTGTTTATACTGCATTTTTTAAAAGTATTTGTTATTGAGGGTTTTATAAACAAAAAATGGGAACGCGAGCAAATAGATAAGCTCGTTGCACGACAAGAGCGCCACATAGACCAACTAGAAAAGAAAATAAACAAACCTACAGACGATACCGATACCACACCATAA
- a CDS encoding thymidylate synthase translates to MKQYHDLVQHVLENGNQKGDRTGTGTLSVFGYQMRFNLSEGFPLVTTKKLHLKSIIYELLWFLKGDTNIGYLKDNGVKIWDAWADENGDLGPVYGHQWRNWDSKEIDQIKELIHTLKTNPNSRRMIVSAWNPSVLPDTSKSFSENVANNKAALPPCHAFFQFYVNDGKLSCQLYQRSADIFLGVPFNIASYALLTMMIAQVCGLQAGDFIHTFGDAHIYNNHIEQLNLQLTREPRPLPKMVLNPKVTDIFDFTFEDFTLENYNPHPHIKGTVAV, encoded by the coding sequence GAAGCAGTATCACGATTTAGTACAACATGTTTTAGAGAATGGTAACCAAAAAGGCGACCGAACGGGAACAGGAACGCTTAGCGTTTTTGGCTACCAAATGCGGTTTAACCTTAGCGAGGGTTTCCCTTTGGTTACTACAAAAAAACTACACCTAAAATCGATAATATACGAACTGCTTTGGTTTTTAAAAGGTGATACCAACATTGGCTATCTTAAAGACAATGGGGTAAAAATATGGGATGCTTGGGCAGACGAAAATGGCGATTTAGGACCTGTGTACGGACACCAATGGCGCAATTGGGATAGTAAAGAAATAGACCAGATTAAGGAACTCATACATACATTAAAAACAAACCCCAATAGTCGCCGCATGATTGTTTCGGCCTGGAACCCCAGTGTACTGCCCGACACCTCCAAATCCTTTTCGGAAAATGTTGCCAACAACAAAGCGGCACTCCCACCCTGCCATGCCTTTTTCCAGTTTTATGTAAACGATGGTAAACTATCCTGTCAGCTCTACCAACGCAGTGCCGACATATTTTTGGGCGTACCCTTTAACATAGCATCGTACGCATTACTCACTATGATGATTGCGCAAGTGTGCGGATTACAAGCAGGCGATTTTATACACACCTTTGGCGATGCACATATTTATAACAACCACATAGAGCAACTTAACTTACAGCTTACACGTGAGCCACGCCCACTACCAAAAATGGTATTGAACCCTAAAGTTACTGATATTTTTGACTTTACATTTGAAGATTTTACACTCGAAAATTATAACCCACACCCACATATAAAAGGTACTGTAGCCGTATAA